In Kitasatospora sp. NA04385, a single genomic region encodes these proteins:
- a CDS encoding GNAT family N-acetyltransferase produces MSDDATVPELVRAWTSGWVVSRGAADPVPAPWGWSIDVGQTRQVWRHVLPEPAEEQVRSLAGSTTAPWTWLKVFAEDEEVLPWIGRGWHQDTPGYLMTLALRPERAAAPAGYRITTWSRGGAIRALVRTADGAFAARGQIGLAPATPLGGRVDAPLLAVADQIETAPEHRRRGLGTVLMRTLQNEAHAAGARTAVLVGTTEGRALYTGLGWTLRSPMVSLWYDPAAPAARPSGGS; encoded by the coding sequence GTCCGACGACGCCACCGTCCCCGAACTCGTCCGGGCCTGGACCAGCGGCTGGGTGGTCTCCCGCGGCGCCGCCGACCCCGTCCCCGCGCCCTGGGGCTGGAGCATCGACGTCGGCCAGACCCGCCAGGTGTGGCGCCACGTGCTGCCCGAGCCCGCCGAGGAGCAGGTCCGCAGCCTCGCCGGGAGCACCACCGCCCCCTGGACGTGGCTCAAGGTGTTCGCCGAGGACGAGGAGGTCCTGCCCTGGATCGGCCGCGGCTGGCACCAGGACACCCCCGGGTACCTGATGACGCTCGCGCTGCGCCCCGAGCGGGCGGCCGCCCCGGCCGGCTACCGGATCACCACCTGGAGCCGGGGCGGCGCGATCCGGGCCCTGGTCCGCACCGCCGACGGCGCCTTCGCCGCCCGCGGCCAGATCGGCCTCGCCCCCGCCACCCCGCTCGGCGGCCGGGTCGACGCCCCGCTGCTCGCCGTCGCCGACCAGATCGAGACCGCCCCCGAGCACCGCCGCCGCGGCCTCGGCACCGTCCTGATGCGCACCCTGCAGAACGAGGCGCACGCGGCCGGCGCGCGCACCGCCGTGCTGGTCGGCACCACCGAGGGCCGCGCCCTCTACACCGGCCTCGGCTGGACGCTGCGCTCCCCGATGGTCAGCCTCTGGTACGACCCGGCGGCCCCCGCCGCCCGCCCGTCCGGCGGCTCCTGA
- a CDS encoding DUF5999 family protein: MCQHRTECPSADSADREAAVPVARHPEQGWSLLCNGVLMFDDTGELLPDGRVIAPRRSLLIAA; encoded by the coding sequence ATGTGCCAGCACCGAACCGAGTGTCCGTCCGCCGATTCGGCTGACCGCGAGGCGGCCGTGCCGGTCGCGCGCCACCCCGAGCAGGGCTGGAGCCTGCTGTGCAACGGGGTGCTGATGTTCGACGACACCGGTGAGCTGCTGCCCGACGGCCGGGTGATCGCTCCCCGCCGGAGCCTGCTGATCGCGGCCTGA
- a CDS encoding glutamate--cysteine ligase — protein MGEKVVATRAELADRQLYRRKLQSCLDVLERMLGEERFDRPKAMMGLEIELNLADEQGLPVLGNDRVLDAISSADFQTELGRFNIEVNVAPRRLGGHVFEDLREELDTALRYADRRAAEAGARIVMVGILPTLDLEHAGLDAMSRNDRYSLLSDQILAARGEDIALDIDGVERLAVDSVSMVAEAAATSLQLHLQVTPARFASVWNAAQAICGVQLALGANSPFLFGRELWRETRPVLFQQACDTRSAELKAQGVRPITWFGERWVDSALDLFAENLRYFPALLPICDDEDPVKVLSSGGVPRLGEMRLHNGTIYRWNRPVYDVADGVAHLRVENRCLPAGPTVVDTLANAAFYYGLVRALAEQPRPIWSRLPFELAEQNFRSGARHGIDAVQWWPRTGRGARGQVELPATDLVLNELLPLAQQGLDEWGIEARDRDRYLGIIEQRCLRRTNGAAWQAATVHRLREHHGLGPNEAIAAMTRRYVECMRTGEPVHTWPVD, from the coding sequence GTGGGCGAGAAGGTCGTGGCGACCAGGGCGGAGCTGGCCGACCGGCAGCTGTACCGCCGCAAGCTCCAGTCCTGTCTGGACGTGCTGGAGCGGATGCTCGGGGAGGAGCGGTTCGACCGCCCGAAGGCGATGATGGGCCTGGAGATCGAGCTGAACCTGGCCGACGAGCAGGGCCTGCCGGTGCTCGGCAACGACCGGGTGCTGGACGCGATCTCCTCCGCGGACTTCCAGACCGAGCTGGGCCGGTTCAACATCGAGGTCAACGTCGCCCCCCGCCGCCTGGGCGGGCACGTCTTCGAGGACCTGCGCGAGGAGCTGGACACCGCCCTGCGCTACGCCGACCGGCGGGCCGCCGAGGCGGGCGCCCGGATCGTGATGGTCGGCATCCTGCCCACCCTCGACCTGGAGCACGCCGGGCTGGACGCGATGAGCCGCAACGACCGCTACAGCCTGCTCAGCGACCAGATCCTGGCCGCCCGCGGCGAGGACATCGCGCTCGACATCGACGGCGTGGAGCGCCTGGCCGTCGACTCGGTCTCGATGGTCGCCGAGGCCGCCGCCACCTCGCTGCAACTGCACCTCCAGGTCACCCCGGCCCGGTTCGCCTCGGTGTGGAACGCGGCCCAGGCGATCTGCGGCGTGCAGCTCGCGCTCGGCGCCAACTCCCCGTTCCTGTTCGGCCGCGAGCTGTGGCGCGAGACCCGTCCGGTGCTGTTCCAGCAGGCCTGCGACACCCGTTCGGCCGAGCTCAAGGCCCAGGGCGTGCGCCCCATCACCTGGTTCGGGGAGCGCTGGGTCGACTCCGCGCTCGACCTGTTCGCCGAGAACCTGCGCTACTTCCCGGCGCTGCTGCCGATCTGCGACGACGAGGACCCGGTCAAGGTGCTCTCCTCCGGCGGCGTCCCCCGGCTCGGCGAGATGCGGCTGCACAACGGCACCATCTACCGCTGGAACCGCCCCGTGTACGACGTCGCCGACGGCGTCGCCCACCTGCGGGTGGAGAACCGCTGCCTGCCCGCCGGCCCGACCGTGGTCGACACCCTGGCCAACGCCGCCTTCTACTACGGCCTGGTCCGGGCCCTGGCCGAGCAGCCCCGCCCGATCTGGAGCCGGCTCCCCTTCGAACTGGCCGAGCAGAACTTCCGCAGCGGCGCCCGGCACGGCATCGACGCCGTCCAGTGGTGGCCCCGCACCGGCCGCGGCGCCCGCGGCCAGGTCGAGCTCCCCGCCACCGACCTGGTGCTGAACGAACTGCTGCCGCTGGCCCAGCAGGGCCTGGACGAGTGGGGCATCGAGGCCCGCGACCGGGACCGCTACCTCGGCATCATCGAGCAGCGCTGCCTGCGCCGCACCAACGGCGCCGCCTGGCAGGCCGCCACCGTGCACCGGCTGCGCGAGCACCACGGCCTCGGCCCGAACGAGGCGATCGCCGCCATGACCCGCCGCTACGTCGAGTGCATGCGCACCGGGGAGCCGGTGCACACCTGGCCGGTCGACTGA
- a CDS encoding CPBP family intramembrane glutamic endopeptidase, with amino-acid sequence MTTASAEPATTPQTPSRRLLAVELLIVLGLSLGASGISSLISFVGSLTESADLGSQVATLNASRAPGRPWLDLAWQLYYVARGLMPVVLVGYLLVREGSSLRALGFDLRHKLSDLGRGAVVAACIGGSGLALYLVAQAADFNLAVAPSGLPDVWWRIPVLTASAWQNAVLEEVVVVGYLLRRLNQLGWGWPAAVAASAVLRGSYHLYQGIGGLVGNMVMGVVFCLLYRRWQRVGPLVAAHALIDTTAFVGYALLAGHVSWLP; translated from the coding sequence GTGACCACCGCCTCGGCCGAGCCCGCCACCACCCCCCAGACCCCCTCGCGCCGGCTGCTCGCCGTCGAACTCCTCATCGTCCTCGGCCTCTCCCTCGGCGCCAGCGGCATCAGCTCGCTGATCAGCTTCGTCGGCTCGCTCACCGAGTCCGCCGACCTCGGCAGCCAGGTCGCCACCCTCAACGCCTCCCGCGCCCCCGGCCGGCCCTGGCTCGACCTCGCCTGGCAGCTCTACTACGTCGCCCGCGGCCTGATGCCGGTCGTCCTGGTCGGCTACCTGCTGGTCCGCGAGGGCAGCTCGCTGCGGGCGCTCGGCTTCGACCTGCGCCACAAGCTCTCCGACCTCGGCCGCGGCGCCGTGGTCGCCGCCTGCATCGGCGGCTCCGGCCTCGCCCTCTACCTGGTCGCCCAGGCCGCCGACTTCAACCTCGCCGTCGCCCCCTCCGGCCTGCCCGACGTCTGGTGGCGGATCCCGGTCCTGACCGCCTCCGCCTGGCAGAACGCCGTCCTGGAGGAGGTCGTGGTGGTCGGCTACCTGCTGCGCCGGCTGAACCAGCTGGGCTGGGGCTGGCCCGCGGCGGTCGCCGCCAGCGCGGTGCTGCGCGGCTCCTACCACCTCTACCAGGGCATCGGCGGCCTGGTCGGCAACATGGTGATGGGCGTGGTCTTCTGCCTGCTCTACCGCCGCTGGCAGCGGGTCGGCCCGCTGGTCGCCGCGCACGCCCTGATCGACACCACCGCCTTCGTCGGTTACGCCCTGCTGGCCGGCCACGTCAGCTGGCTGCCCTGA
- a CDS encoding recombinase family protein, with the protein MRDVDLLLRKSQIVRGPAIRDVLSLKILDVPGKRLTTPPLGLKVTKKRKLKHSKAWPLIEGIHAEAAEGESNRKIALGLTADGYRSTRGGPFRSNTVGRSCGTRCGCSPRGWRASRRRSTTSTGGSRRASDGARTCRPWTGSAAPTIAGRRRG; encoded by the coding sequence GTGCGGGACGTCGACCTGCTGCTGCGGAAGTCGCAGATCGTCCGGGGTCCGGCGATCCGGGACGTCCTGTCGCTGAAGATCCTGGACGTGCCGGGCAAGCGGCTGACCACGCCGCCGCTGGGGCTCAAGGTCACGAAGAAGCGCAAGCTGAAGCACAGCAAGGCGTGGCCGCTGATCGAAGGCATTCACGCGGAAGCGGCGGAGGGGGAGTCCAATCGGAAGATCGCCCTCGGCCTGACGGCTGACGGCTACCGGTCCACCCGGGGCGGGCCCTTCCGCTCGAACACGGTGGGGAGATCCTGCGGAACCCGGTGCGGGTGTTCGCCAAGGGGGTGGAGGGCATCCCGCAGGAGGTCTACGACAAGCACCGGCGGATCGCGGCGGGCTTCGGACGGCGCAAGAACCTGCCGACCGTGGACGGGCAGCGCGGCCCCCACGATCGCCGGCCGGCGTCGGGGCTGA